TCAAAAAACTTATCTTCTATAGGTATAAATCCTGCCTCAACACCAACACCAAAATCACATCTTTCTCCAATAGCTAGAGAAGATATGGCTCTCCTCCTAGCACCTTCAATTATTTGTTCAAGTCCTATTGGCTGTGGAGGGATACCAGTTTGAACATTATATCCTTTGATATTAACATTATTATAAAACATACTGAAGGCATTCTTAACACCTTTGAGTTTAGTAGGATTAGTACTACCTACACATACCTCCATTCCACTACACCTTTTGCTAGCTAGAGTTGTTGCAAATATTAGCTATTTTCTTCTTCTAACAATAGTTATGTATGTAGTAAGTAACATTATTAAAGTTGCTATGAATAGTATTGTTGATATTATTGTTAAGTTTTCTATTCTCTTGCTTAGCGAATTCACATTCTCTATACCTCTACTAATATTTGATATTATACTAGATAGAGATTTTTCTTGCTCCTGATACTTTGTATAGATATATGAGATATCTCTATTCATTTTTGTAATATTTAAAGTAATATCGTTGATAAGATTCAATGCATTATTTAGTGTTGTATTAAGTATACTAATTCTGGTCATTGCTTGGCTAGTTGTACTATCAATATCTGCTATAATATCTCTACTCTTAACAGTTAGAGTCATAGGATAAGTTATTGTTCCATTATTTGTAGAAACTTCTATTGATATTATGATATCTCTAGACTCTGAGGTAATATTATTGATATAGAACCAGACTCTATATAGCTGGGGAAGAATCTTTGATATATTGAGAACCTTGAACTCTATGTCTAAAGGTCTAATAAGATTGATACTTATATTTGTTATATTGATATTACTACTTATTGAGATATCGAAATAATCTATTCTTTTTATTGTATAGTAATCCTTTGTTTTTACTAGAATTGAAAAGATATTGATTGAAGGGTTATAGATTTTTGTTATATAGGTATTATTTATAACGACAGTCCTACTATAGTTTAGTGGAAGTATTGAGATAGAGTCTCTAAGTACTATTGATGGTGTTGAAAGATCTACTAGAGTTAAATTATAGTTTCCCTTCTCAACATAGGGTATGAGTAAATTAGCGAGATATGTTCCACGTAGATCTGCAAAATCTAATGTCAATATATTGTTACCTAGATATAATACTATTAGATCTCCTATTCCGATACCAGAGATAAGAATAGAGATATTTCTTCCTGGAATTGCTGTTCTATTGCTTAATATTAATGCAGGTGTAACAATAACTATTGTTCTATTATATAATGTTCCATCTTTATCAACAAATATTAACGTATTTCCACCTATATGTGTTGGAGGAATAGAAATTGTTATTACGGTATTCCTAACATATGGGCCTTTATATACATTTATCCCAGATAGAAAGATGAGAACCTCTTTGCTTACATCTAGATTTTGTGGATATATATTTATACTGCTCAGAGGTCTTGCTACGGAGGGGGAAAACTTCAAATCAATTATATTGATAGATCTTCCAAGAGCTTTTGAAGTAGCAAGGAAAGCATCAATAAGTCCGTATCCCGATCCATTATATGGTAATGGTGATGCGGTCGAGGTTAGAATATCATATACTTTTTCAACAAGAGAAGATCCGTAATAACCTTTAGATTTTAGTATCTCGGAGAGTATTCCAGCTATACCTGCTACAATTGGTGTAGATGCACTAGTGCCACTACCTATAGCTATAAGTCCTCCGGGAAAAGCACCAGGTATATCAACACCTGGTGCAACTACATCTGGTTTACGATATACTGATGGATACTCTCCCTTGAATGGCCAATCAGATGGAGGTTCAGGCCATTCAACATATTCATAGCTACTAAACCATGCTAAACTATTATCTTTATCTATGGCTCCAACACCTATAACACCCCAAATATTTCCAGGGTTAGCTGAGCTATAGGGTCCAGAGTTACCTATTGCTGCTACAGGAATTATGCCATTCTCTATTAATTTTCTTATAGCTGGTAAGAAGATATTTGTGTAGTTACTCTCACTACCAAAGCTCATAGATACTACATCTGGTTTTGATATATTTAATGGTCTTCCATTGCAATCATATGGCTTTAAAACCCATTCAAGTCCTGCTAATATCTGTGCAGCAGTACCATAACCTCCAGGAAGAACTAGAGCTACCATAATTTTAGCATCTGGCGCAACACCAAATCTATAACGTGTAGCATCACCACCTACAGCTATACTTGAAACCCATGTCCCATGTCCATGGGTATCATGAGGTTTTGAACAAACGGGATTACCCTTCCTATCAAATTCTATCCATGCAGATAGCTTGCCTATGAGTAATGGGTGATAGGGATCTATACCAGTATCAAGAATAGCTATATTCACTCCTCGACCTGTATTATTAAGTAATTGCCAAACAATATCTGCTGAAACTCTAGATATAGCCCAAGACCATGCATTAGTAGATCCAGCATCATTACTAATTTCATTTATATGCATATATGTTTTAAATGATGCCAATGTGCTATGGATAGATACATTAAAGTTAGGAACAGTATACAGGTTGTAGCTATTTAATTTTGGAATACTCTCATAGGGACATAGAGCTAAGACTATATCGAAAACACTATATATTCTCTCTAAGACACATCCCTGAGATACTATAAAAGTAATATCATTGTCATCCTTATACAGTATTAATATCTCGCTATATTTTGTTTTTGCTATAATAGTTTGATAGGGTATCAACATATAGATAAATATCACTATTATAATTAGTATGGATAATAATCTTCTCATTAAAAACATATTTTCACCTGGCTTCTTGACTATATCTTTTCTAAAGGTTAATAAAGTATTTCCATCGATGTAAGATTTTTATATCTGTCTAATCAATATCTATATGTGATTAGAAATGGTTATAATATCTGTTGTTGGAAGCATACATATGGATTTCTATATAAAGTTGCCAAAACTTCCTCAACCAGATGAAACAGTAATGGGCTATGGATTTACTATGATGCCAGGGGGCAAGGGCGCAAATCAAGCTGTATGTGCAGCAAGGCTCGGTGCAAAGACATATATGATTGGACGTGTTGGTAAAGATATTTTTGGTGAAAGAGCACTACAATCATTGGCTTCAGCAGGTGTAAATATAGATTATGTGGCGATAGATGAGGAAGCCCATACAGGAATAGCATTCATTCTTCTCAATACAGCTGGCGAGAATATGATAGCTGTAGCACCAGGAACAGATTATAGAGTTTCAGAGAGAGATGTTGATAGAGCTATAGATGTAATAAAACAATCAGATTCATTACTATTACAACTTGAGATACCGATCAATACTGTTGTATATGCAGCTAAAATTGCTTATAGACATGGTGTTAGAGTATTACTCAATCCTGCACCAGCTATGGCCCTACCTAAAGAGCTCTATAGCTATATAGATGTCTTAGTTCCTAATAGAACAGAAGCAGAGATGCTAACATCCATCAAAATAAATAGTATTGATGATGCAGTAAAAGCTGGGAGAGAATTAATAGGGATGGGTGTAGAGAATGTTATTATTACAATGGGGAATAGAGGAGCGGTAATAGTGTCCAAGGACTTTTATCACCATGTACCAGCATTTAAGGTAGATGTTGTTGATACAACAGGTGCTGGAGATGTTTTTGTCGCCGCTCTTGGAGTATTTCTATCTAGGGGCATGGATATAGTTAGTGCATGTAGATATGCCTGTGCAGCTGCAGCACTAAAGATAAGTAGAATGGGAGCTCAATCTGCCCCAACATTAGATGAGGTAGAGAATTTCATTAGACAACATCAATTGATTAGTAGTGTGAAAATATATGGAGTTAGTTAAGGCTATAGTATTTGATATAGATGGAACACTAGTATATCTTCCAGTAAAGTGGAATAAAGTTTTAGAAGAATTGATAAATCTAGGTATTACAGATGCAAGAAGTTTTCTAGCTATAATATCGAGATACCATGGAACTGAAATTTTTCATAGAATAAATAAAATTGTTGAAGATGAAGAGCTTAAAGCAATTGAAAAAATGGTCATACTAGATGATTCACCAACATATGTAAAGAAGCTATGTAGCAAATACAAAATAGGTTTTGTGACTATGCAAAGCAGAAATGTTGCAAAGAAAATTCTACAGCTATTGGAACTAGATAGATGTAGCCATGTAGTATTGACACGAGAAGAGGCTAGAACAAGAATAGAACAAATATCGAAGATTATAGGAATACTAGGGGTAAACCCCAGCGAAGTTTTATTCTTTGGAGATAAAATTATAGATGCAATAGCAGCTATAGTTAATGGAGTTAAAGCAGTAATTATCTTGAGAGGTAATGTGAATTTAAGGATAAGCGATACTGATGATCTTGAGGAAGATCTAGAGGTCTTAGGCATACCTATAGCTAGAGATCTCAGAATGGCTATAGAATATGCTAAAAGTCTTAAATACATAGAATAGATTTATATTAAGGTAAAGTATAATTCTCTTCTCATCTTCTCCATAATTTATTTACATAAATATTCTAAATCATGGTATTTATATCATAGGCTATGTATATTTTAATTAAGTTATGTATATGAGGTATTTTTAAGCGTATTCATTAGGTATAGTATAGTACAGTGGTAAAAATGTCTCTGAAAATCCTATATGAAGGTAAGAGTAAACGTGTTTATGTAAAAAATGAGGATGAACTTGTTATGGAGTTTAAAGATGATGTTACAGCTATGGACGGTGCCATAAAAGCTTCTGCAAGTGGTAAGGGTGTTTTAGCTGCTAGGATGAGTGCATATTTCTTTAAGGTGTTGGAGGACAATGGTATAGAGACACACTATATAGATTATGATGGGACTAGAAACATAACTGTAAAGAGATTGTCTATAGTTCCTATAGAAGTTATAGTTAGGAATTATGCATATGGATCTCTCCTCAAGAGAATGCCTCTATATAAATCTCTTCAAAAACTTGATCCTCCACTTATAGAGTTTCACTATAAGGATGATAGTCTTCACGATCCACTTATACTACCTGAGGATATTCTCAATGTAGGTTTGTTAAGCCGAAATGAGCTTGACTATATAGTTGAAACAACCCTTAGAGTAAACAAGGTTCTTGACAATATATTCTCATCTAAGGGCTTAAGATTTGTAGATCTAAAGCTTGAGTTTGGAAGGGATAAGAATGGCAGACTTATTGTAGCTGATGAGATTAGTGGTGATACCTTTAGAGTTTTGGATGAGAATGGTAATCATCTAGATAAAGAGATATTCAGGAAAACTAAAGATGTAAACATTATGGTCAAAGCATATATCGAACTCTGTAAAAGGCTTGGAATAGAAGTGAAAGATGTTGTATCAAGTTGAGGTTATAATATCTCTTAAGAAGGGTATTAGAGATCCTGAAGCTGAGACTATACATAAGCATCTAATTCTTAGAAAAGGTTTCGATTCTATAAAATCCGTTAGAGCAGGCAAATACCTTCTCTTCTCTGTAGATACCGATAGTCCTGAGAAAGCACTTGAGATTGTTAAAACAATGTGTGAAAAGCTGAGGATATACAACCCAGTTATTCACGATATAGAGGTGAGACTCTCTGGCTAGGATAGCAGTCATAAAGTTTCCTGGTACTAACTGTGATGAGGATGTAGCTCATGCTATAAATACCGTGACCAGCCTTAAAGCTGAGGTCATATGGTATAAGGATTTTACTCTTGATCCTTGGGATGCCATTGTTATACCTGGAGGTTTTAGCTATGGTGATTGGCTTAGAGCTGGTGCTATAGCAGCTAGAACAAGTGTTCTGGAGAGAATTGCTGAAGCTGTGGATAGGGGAATACCTGTTCTAGGTATATGCAATGGTTTTCAGATACTTGTTGAAGCAGGTCTATTGCCAGGAGCGCTAACAGTTAACGATATTGGAAGATTTGTCTGCAAATGGGTTAAACTGTATGTTGAAAGACCTAGGGGTCCATGGCTATCTCTTGCAGAGGATGGTATGGAGCTCGATATGCCTATAGCACATGCTGAAGGCAGATATATTGTAGATAGTGAAACATATAACAGCATCCTTATGAAAAGCCCATTGATTAGATATAAAGATGGTTGGAATTCAAATGGAAGTCTCTATAATATTGCAGGTGTAGCTAGTGAAGATGGATATGTATTAGGGCTTATGCCACATCCAGAAAGAGCCTCAGAAGAAGAACTCACTCCACCTCGTTTTTCTCCAGGTGGTAGAGTGATATTCAAAAGCATTGAATATTCAATTAAAAGGGGATGGTAGTGCCATTAACAAATGATGAGATAGAAGAGATCAAGAGGATCCTAGGGAGGGAACCAACAGTAGAAGAGCTTGCTATGTTTGAAGCACAGTGGAGTGAGCATTGTTCCTATAAGAGTAGTAGATTGTTGCTAAGACTTTTACCTACAAAAGCAAAACATGTTGTTTTGGGGCCGGGTAGAGATGCTCCAGCTGTAGAAGTTTTTCCAGATGTTCTAGTAGTCTTTAAGATTGAGAGTCATAATCATCCATCAGCTGTAGATCCCTATAATGGAGCTGCAACAGGTATAGGGGGTATTGTAAGAGATATTCTAACCCTTGGTGCAAAACCAATAGCACTCCTGGATCTTCTATACATGGGCAATCCAAGAGATCCTCATGCAAATTGGCTTATAAGAGGTATTGTAAAGGGTATTAGCGACTATGGGAATAGGATAGGGATACCAACTGTAGCTGGAGACACATGGTTTGATGAAGCCTTCAATAAACAGCCTCTTGTGAATGTTGCATGTGTAGGTATAGTATCTCCTGATAAAGCTGTTTTATCGGGTCCAAAATCAGGGGATCTAATACTTATTATAGGTAATGCAACAGGTAGAGATGGTCTCTTGGGAAGCAGCTTTGCTTCACGTCCACTAGCAGAAGATGTTGACAAAGATATAGGTGCTGTCCAGGTTGGAGATCCCCTAACTGAGAAGCTTCTCATAGATGTTATCCAGATTCTTGTAGAGAAAAATCTTGTGAACTACATAAAGGATCTTGGCGGCGGAGGCCTCACAACAGCTTTAAGCGAATCTGCTGCTGATCATGGTCTTGGAGCAGTTATTTATCTAGACAAGCTCCACACTAGACAGAGCTTAACACCTCTAGAACTCTTGGTATCTGAGAGCCAGGAGAGAATGCTTCTAGCGGTTCCACCTACAAAGATAGAGGATGTGAAAAACATTCTTGAGGGGTATGAGGTTCCCTATAGCATTATAGGATATTTTGATGATAGTGGTATTATAAAAGTATTTTATATGGATAGAAAGGTTGTTGAAGCACCTGCTAAAGAACTCGCAAAACCAAGGGCTATCAGAAGACCGTCAAAACCTCCAACAGAAGCTTTGAAGGGGTTTGAGCCAATTATACTACCAGATACTGAGATAGATATAGAGAAGACAATTCTCTTGCTTCTATCGTCACCTAATATCGCTTCAAAGAAATGGATCTATGAACAGTATGACCATGAGGTCGGTGCTAGAACTATAATAAAACCTGGATATGGTGATGCAGCTGTACTAAGACTTTTAGATGGGTCTAGAAGAGGTATAGCAGTTAAAGGAGATGCAAATCCTAGATATACCTATCTAGATCCATTCAACGGTGCAGCAAATGTTGTATCTGAATGCTATAGAAATCTAACAGCTGTAGGATCAACACCTCTTGCAATTGTTGACGAACTTAATGCTGGAAATCCAGAGAAGCCTGAGCATTATTGGTATTTTGAGGAAATGTTGAAGGGTCTTGCCTGGATATCTGATGAACTTGGTCTTCCCATAGTCGGTGGAAAGGTTAGTTTCTATAACGAGGACTCAAGAGGTGTTCAAGTAAAACCAACACTAACTGTGGTAGGTGTTGGAAGGATTGATGATATTAGTTATGCTAGGGGTATGGGCTTTAGAGAATATGGCTCATACATAGTAGTTATAGGTACTACATATCCAGAGATTGGAGGTACAGAATATCTATATAGAGTACATGGAATAGAACATGGAGAGATACCTAAGCCAAGACCAACATATGAAATTAGCCATGGCAATATAGTTAGAAGGCTTATACATAGAGATATAGCTTTATCTGTCCACGATATAGGTCTTGGAGGTCTTGGAATAGCTCTCATAGAGATGGCTATAGTTAGTGGAATAGGTTTTGATGTAGATCTCTCCGTTATTCCTATGAGAGCTGTTGATAGATTGGATGTTCTATTATTTTCAGAGACACAGGCCAGATATATTATTGAAATCGATGGTAGAAGGCTTGATGAAGCTAAGAAGATTCTTGATGAAAGTAGTGTTGTGTATAGTGTTATAGGTGTTACAAAGGGTTATGAAAAGACAGTGTTTAGATACAATGGAAACGTTGTAGCCTCCATAGATCTCATCAATGCTGTAGATATATACATGAACTCTCTTGAGAGAGAGCTGGAGGTGGTATAGATGTGCGGCATAGCTGGATATGTAGGATATGGCGATACATTATCAATACTTCTACAGCTTTTAATAGAGCTTCAGCATAGGGGTCAGGAAGCAAGCGGTATAGCTGTTGTGACAAAGGATGGCAGGCTCTATGTAGTTAGTGGCAAAGGTCTTGTCTCAGAGATTTTCTCATATAGTCACATCGATATCCCTAGAGAGAACGTCTTTGGTGGTATAGGGCACGTCAGATATGCAACATCTGGAGGTTATATGGATGCAGTTACACAGCCTATAGCTATAGGTGATCGTATTAAGATAGCAATAGCTTTTAATGGAACTATAGCAAACTATAAGCTGTTGGCTAATGAATACAGGCTAAAGGTTTCTAGCGATACAGAGTTTTTTGCAAATGCCATATATATAGAAACTATGGAGAACAAGGGCGATGTGGTAGAGGCTCTCAAGGTACTAGCGGAGAAGATTATTGGTGGTTATAGTATTGTTGTTCTAACCAATGAACCAAGAATAATTTTTGCAAAGGATCCACGTGGATTTAGACCACTTTCATATGTATACAATGGCGATGAACTGTACATAGCTTCTGAAACATCTGCTCTTGAAACTGTTGTTGGTGGTGTTTGGAGAGAGGTTGAACCTGGAGAGATCATAGTCTTTGATGGAAC
Above is a genomic segment from Ignisphaera aggregans DSM 17230 containing:
- a CDS encoding peptidase S8 and S53 subtilisin kexin sedolisin (COGs: COG1404 Subtilisin-like serine protease~InterPro IPR000209~KEGG: dge:Dgeo_2081 peptidase S8 and S53, subtilisin, kexin, sedolisin~PFAM: peptidase S8 and S53 subtilisin kexin sedolisin~SPTR: C1XJP8 Subtilisin-like serine protease~PFAM: Subtilase family) produces the protein MFLMRRLLSILIIIVIFIYMLIPYQTIIAKTKYSEILILYKDDNDITFIVSQGCVLERIYSVFDIVLALCPYESIPKLNSYNLYTVPNFNVSIHSTLASFKTYMHINEISNDAGSTNAWSWAISRVSADIVWQLLNNTGRGVNIAILDTGIDPYHPLLIGKLSAWIEFDRKGNPVCSKPHDTHGHGTWVSSIAVGGDATRYRFGVAPDAKIMVALVLPGGYGTAAQILAGLEWVLKPYDCNGRPLNISKPDVVSMSFGSESNYTNIFLPAIRKLIENGIIPVAAIGNSGPYSSANPGNIWGVIGVGAIDKDNSLAWFSSYEYVEWPEPPSDWPFKGEYPSVYRKPDVVAPGVDIPGAFPGGLIAIGSGTSASTPIVAGIAGILSEILKSKGYYGSSLVEKVYDILTSTASPLPYNGSGYGLIDAFLATSKALGRSINIIDLKFSPSVARPLSSINIYPQNLDVSKEVLIFLSGINVYKGPYVRNTVITISIPPTHIGGNTLIFVDKDGTLYNRTIVIVTPALILSNRTAIPGRNISILISGIGIGDLIVLYLGNNILTLDFADLRGTYLANLLIPYVEKGNYNLTLVDLSTPSIVLRDSISILPLNYSRTVVINNTYITKIYNPSINIFSILVKTKDYYTIKRIDYFDISISSNINITNISINLIRPLDIEFKVLNISKILPQLYRVWFYINNITSESRDIIISIEVSTNNGTITYPMTLTVKSRDIIADIDSTTSQAMTRISILNTTLNNALNLINDITLNITKMNRDISYIYTKYQEQEKSLSSIISNISRGIENVNSLSKRIENLTIISTILFIATLIMLLTTYITIVRRRK
- a CDS encoding ribokinase (COGs: COG0524 Sugar kinase ribokinase family~InterPro IPR002139:IPR011611:IPR013749:IPR011877~KEGG: bth:BT_2803 ribokinase~PFAM: PfkB domain protein; Phosphomethylpyrimidine kinase type-1~SPTR: C3R065 Ribokinase~TIGRFAM: ribokinase~PFAM: pfkB family carbohydrate kinase~TIGRFAM: ribokinase), producing the protein MVIISVVGSIHMDFYIKLPKLPQPDETVMGYGFTMMPGGKGANQAVCAARLGAKTYMIGRVGKDIFGERALQSLASAGVNIDYVAIDEEAHTGIAFILLNTAGENMIAVAPGTDYRVSERDVDRAIDVIKQSDSLLLQLEIPINTVVYAAKIAYRHGVRVLLNPAPAMALPKELYSYIDVLVPNRTEAEMLTSIKINSIDDAVKAGRELIGMGVENVIITMGNRGAVIVSKDFYHHVPAFKVDVVDTTGAGDVFVAALGVFLSRGMDIVSACRYACAAAALKISRMGAQSAPTLDEVENFIRQHQLISSVKIYGVS
- a CDS encoding Haloacid dehalogenase domain protein hydrolase (COGs: COG0546 phosphatase~InterPro IPR005834~KEGG: kcr:Kcr_0234 HAD family hydrolase~PFAM: Haloacid dehalogenase domain protein hydrolase~SPTR: B1L3G5 HAD-superfamily hydrolase, subfamily IA, variant 3); translation: MELVKAIVFDIDGTLVYLPVKWNKVLEELINLGITDARSFLAIISRYHGTEIFHRINKIVEDEELKAIEKMVILDDSPTYVKKLCSKYKIGFVTMQSRNVAKKILQLLELDRCSHVVLTREEARTRIEQISKIIGILGVNPSEVLFFGDKIIDAIAAIVNGVKAVIILRGNVNLRISDTDDLEEDLEVLGIPIARDLRMAIEYAKSLKYIE
- a CDS encoding phosphoribosylaminoimidazole-succinocarboxamide synthase (COGs: COG0152 Phosphoribosylaminoimidazolesuccinocarboxamide (SAICAR) synthase~InterPro IPR001636:IPR018236~KEGG: dka:DKAM_0519 phosphoribosylaminoimidazolesuccinocarboxamide synthase~PFAM: SAICAR synthetase~PRIAM: Phosphoribosylaminoimidazolesuccinocarboxamide synthase~SPTR: B8D414 Phosphoribosylaminoimidazolesuccinocarboxamide synthase~TIGRFAM: phosphoribosylaminoimidazole-succinocarboxamide synthase~PFAM: SAICAR synthetase~TIGRFAM: phosphoribosylaminoimidazole-succinocarboxamide synthase), with the translated sequence MSLKILYEGKSKRVYVKNEDELVMEFKDDVTAMDGAIKASASGKGVLAARMSAYFFKVLEDNGIETHYIDYDGTRNITVKRLSIVPIEVIVRNYAYGSLLKRMPLYKSLQKLDPPLIEFHYKDDSLHDPLILPEDILNVGLLSRNELDYIVETTLRVNKVLDNIFSSKGLRFVDLKLEFGRDKNGRLIVADEISGDTFRVLDENGNHLDKEIFRKTKDVNIMVKAYIELCKRLGIEVKDVVSS
- a CDS encoding phosphoribosylformylglycinamidine synthase, purS (COGs: COG1828 Phosphoribosylformylglycinamidine (FGAM) synthase PurS component~InterPro IPR003850~KEGG: dka:DKAM_0520 phosphoribosylformylglycinamidine synthase~PFAM: phosphoribosylformylglycinamidine synthetase PurS~SPTR: B8D415 Phosphoribosylformylglycinamidine synthase~TIGRFAM: phosphoribosylformylglycinamidine synthase, purS~PFAM: Phosphoribosylformylglycinamidine (FGAM) synthase~TIGRFAM: phosphoribosylformylglycinamidine synthase, purS protein), with product MLYQVEVIISLKKGIRDPEAETIHKHLILRKGFDSIKSVRAGKYLLFSVDTDSPEKALEIVKTMCEKLRIYNPVIHDIEVRLSG
- a CDS encoding phosphoribosylformylglycinamidine synthase subunit I (COGs: COG0047 Phosphoribosylformylglycinamidine (FGAM) synthase glutamine amidotransferase domain~InterPro IPR010075~KEGG: dka:DKAM_0521 phosphoribosylformylglycinamidine synthase I~PRIAM: Phosphoribosylformylglycinamidine synthase~SPTR: B8D416 Phosphoribosylformylglycinamidine synthase I~TIGRFAM: phosphoribosylformylglycinamidine synthase I~PFAM: Glutamine amidotransferase class-I~TIGRFAM: phosphoribosylformylglycinamidine synthase I) translates to MARIAVIKFPGTNCDEDVAHAINTVTSLKAEVIWYKDFTLDPWDAIVIPGGFSYGDWLRAGAIAARTSVLERIAEAVDRGIPVLGICNGFQILVEAGLLPGALTVNDIGRFVCKWVKLYVERPRGPWLSLAEDGMELDMPIAHAEGRYIVDSETYNSILMKSPLIRYKDGWNSNGSLYNIAGVASEDGYVLGLMPHPERASEEELTPPRFSPGGRVIFKSIEYSIKRGW
- a CDS encoding phosphoribosylformylglycinamidine synthase II (COGs: COG0046 Phosphoribosylformylglycinamidine (FGAM) synthase synthetase domain~InterPro IPR010918:IPR000728:IPR010074~KEGG: dka:DKAM_0522 phosphoribosylformylglycinamidine synthase II~PFAM: AIR synthase related protein domain protein; AIR synthase related protein~PRIAM: Phosphoribosylformylglycinamidine synthase~SPTR: B8D417 Phosphoribosylformylglycinamidine synthase II~TIGRFAM: phosphoribosylformylglycinamidine synthase II~PFAM: AIR synthase related protein, N-terminal domain; AIR synthase related protein, C-terminal domain~TIGRFAM: phosphoribosylformylglycinamidine synthase II); the protein is MPLTNDEIEEIKRILGREPTVEELAMFEAQWSEHCSYKSSRLLLRLLPTKAKHVVLGPGRDAPAVEVFPDVLVVFKIESHNHPSAVDPYNGAATGIGGIVRDILTLGAKPIALLDLLYMGNPRDPHANWLIRGIVKGISDYGNRIGIPTVAGDTWFDEAFNKQPLVNVACVGIVSPDKAVLSGPKSGDLILIIGNATGRDGLLGSSFASRPLAEDVDKDIGAVQVGDPLTEKLLIDVIQILVEKNLVNYIKDLGGGGLTTALSESAADHGLGAVIYLDKLHTRQSLTPLELLVSESQERMLLAVPPTKIEDVKNILEGYEVPYSIIGYFDDSGIIKVFYMDRKVVEAPAKELAKPRAIRRPSKPPTEALKGFEPIILPDTEIDIEKTILLLLSSPNIASKKWIYEQYDHEVGARTIIKPGYGDAAVLRLLDGSRRGIAVKGDANPRYTYLDPFNGAANVVSECYRNLTAVGSTPLAIVDELNAGNPEKPEHYWYFEEMLKGLAWISDELGLPIVGGKVSFYNEDSRGVQVKPTLTVVGVGRIDDISYARGMGFREYGSYIVVIGTTYPEIGGTEYLYRVHGIEHGEIPKPRPTYEISHGNIVRRLIHRDIALSVHDIGLGGLGIALIEMAIVSGIGFDVDLSVIPMRAVDRLDVLLFSETQARYIIEIDGRRLDEAKKILDESSVVYSVIGVTKGYEKTVFRYNGNVVASIDLINAVDIYMNSLERELEVV